The genomic region GGCGGATGTGACGCGTCGCATTTGTGGGCTTTAAGTACTTGTAATGTGCGAAAAGAAAGCACTTTTATAAGGTGGATTCTGTAAACATTGAATAGTCTTCCTTTAATCGAAAGCTGTTTTGAAGTCTTTTCAAATACGGACAATAGAAACGCTGCTGCAGCTTTGAGATTTTCAGCTTTAAATAGCTCCAGCATTATCAAGTGCTTGAAATGCGCGAAAAAAGGCACTTTGATCAAGTGTGTTCTGTTCAATAATCTTTTCAAATACGGTCAAAACTCGCAAATCGAAATCGTTGGAAATTACCGAAAACCAGAACATGTCTAACTGAACCCAAAATATTCGAAAATGTTCGACATAACCGAAATATCGAGAAAACAGAGTTCGAaatagcgagtttcgacagtCCATACAAAGGAGATGCTGCAGCGTTGAGATTTGGAACTGTAAATAGGTTTagaattttatgtaaattgacATTCCCAATTAAAGCTATAGAAAATTGACGAGTTTATTACGTCAACacgcaaaatataaaatagaacTTTACACGTGTACTTATCAAAGTAGAAACACCGTAGTTAATCAGCCAAAAGTGCTTATCGCCCTTCTTATTTctttaagggactagacaccagatgatacatttGCAAGTCAAAAACAAAAAGGCAAACGCTTAcatataattgttattgttgAGTGCAACGTATTGAATGTTACTtactgatatacatgtaccacGTGCACATCACTTATGGCAAATTCACTTTTCGTAgttttttgcgtatttttccaattcaaaaatTACTGGGTATATCTAACcagttagttttaaaataacttcgTTTTATTTATAGACACTCATCATATGACTTGctcatgctaaatatacacccAACATGGCCTCCCAAAAAGGACGTATATGCAAGGAATAAGAAAAAACTGCTGCGAATTAACGTGGACACAGAGCCCGACAGGTAAATACAAGTGATGGTATTGGTCGATGAAAACCTTTGAAAGGGATTTTTAACAACTGCTGAAAATGATAGTTCATTGTCTAAACGCTTGACAGGTTAGTTTGCGGAGGTTTTGAAACCGTCACGTGCCATGCAAGGTGCTGGAGAAAACACCGTTCCGTGCTATTTTTAAAAGTGGAAACTCAGCTTAGACAGCGTATGAGACAACattctttaaatcatgtaaaatcaGGTTTAATCGGTCACATACTATCCAGTATTGACACTTCTAAgcttgttttgataaaatactgtatttgccgaatttggtaccatctggtgtctagtccctttaatatactTTTTGGTTCAATTGTCAATCAATGCGAACTAGCTTTCCAGCTGGGTCGGTATTCATTAAACACCGCAAGTTGTTTACTAACTCTGAAAATTCTATTGTCAATTTAATACGGTGTATACGTTTTTATTACGTCGAagtgtgtattttaaataaaatgaatgacaaaaaagtatgtcagaaataatcaaataactATCAAAAGCTGTTTTACAAATATCGGCCATCTTCTCTATTGAAATTTACAATAAGATAATACTCTTGACgccatttgtatttttaagtaCTACAAAATGCACATTGGTCTTTCTCGGTCATTCTTGCTTGGAAATAGGaagctgaaataaaaatgtttcagtaAAATCACTTACCGCGGCGTATATCCGTTTACATAGTAAAACAATTATCGCATGGCAAGTGGTTCTAGCACTGTCACAGCGAACATGTTATACATTATGGATAGCGTACGGCGCCTGGAATTCGCTGATTATATTTCATCAACTATCCATattgattgtaaaaaaacaacaattgtttCTGTATTGTTTCCCGTTTTGTTTTGACTACATGTAGAATCAgtcttaaaatcataaaaaatctCATCTAGTAAGGCGATTATAAATCAATTGGTAGAttttcacccccccccccacccgtCACCCCCGCATATTCTCTTTTCTTTGACGTAGggtctgtatttgcgtatcGCTGTTATACTTTCCAGGAACGGCGTTTGTTGTCgaagtataataataatgatgataataataataataataataataataataataataataataataataataataataataataatcatcataaaatattttaataataataataattatttaataataatgatgatgatgctgatgatgctgataataataataataataataataataataataataataataataataataataaaaatacaaataataataataataataataataataataataataataataatgataataataataataataataataataatgatcaaaataattacaatactactactactactactactactactactactactactactactactactactaataataataataataataataataataataataatataataatcataaaaaaataacaataataataatgatgatgatgctgataatgatgatgatgatgatgataataataataataataataataataataataataataataataataataataataataataataataataataataataataataacaaaaatacaaataataataataataataataataataataataataataataataattacaacaacatctttattttaagaaggttacacattatgacataattacagtgtcaactataaaacataatattttcaatatggccTTCTAAAACAAACCATAATGACATACAGCTTTACACAATTTACACATGTGTACatactattattcaaatatcatcaaaaacaataaacaacaagtcatataaagcattaatgaatactttaacatgttaattatgttatacacaaatacacttgtataacatGCACCGGTTAAATAGGGAAATTGTTACGATGGTGATTTTGTGTCCCTTTttcaataagaaagagcatgaacacatattcaacggtgaaacagtcatctaagaaaaataaaaataaaataaaatgtcttccccgctccccatttaaaaaatggatgaaaatctagcaattaattcaTACAACCCTAATTGCTTATATATCTGCAAGAATCTTCGCGAATGACTTTGTTATGTTTAGTAGCTGTTCGTGgggactcgttcatggtttgtaaaaaggattttttacggattttttttattacgaaataaagtgtggcaattCAAAAggaatgttaaaactaagatactgacggctggaaccctttAAAAggtgttgatatatgctcaaatgtTGTCTCTTTAGTCCGACCTTTTGATTTACCTTTTTTTATGATAGTCTGGAACATTTTGAcatgaaaacatattcatattgtcgAAATATTTATTTCGTAATTTGCAAACAAAGTTTCAAAAATTCTTTAATCCCTTCTTAAAATTTGCTTTATTCCTGATTACGCCAAAACTTGCTACAAagaatacatgttttactgtttCGCTGTTTTGCTCATACGAAATAATTTACCTTAAAACTAATTAACAAATGGAAATTTGAAACGATTTCATTTATATGATCTTCTCTATAAATTGGAAGGCTCTTAATGCtggcattatttgttttgtcgtCATTCAAACATCAATGGTTATATAAACAAATCGTTTATTGAGTTAATCAAATCGCTACTTCATATTAACAGTATCACGTAGCAACAAGCAGCGGCGGGGACAGTATTTGACGTTAGAGAGGGGAGGGGGTAACTTAGGGGCATTAAGCTTTTGACACGCGAACCGAAATTTGGTAAAAGTGTTGGTGCGGtcgggtgggggggggggggttgtagATCGGTGCCCTTCGGTGTAGGGAACAAACACAGtatgttttctattattatggttattgcaacaaaaatatgcaaaattgaTGTAAAACACTAGTTTTATTTCACCAAAATGTTggataaaagtttaattttgtcATGATAAGAACGTAATAAAACCCCAAGTAAAACGAAAACacgaaaatgtatttattaaccttttgtttacaaatcaGAACATACTAATTTACATGAGCCATAATGTTATTGACATATATTAATACAGCAAGACGCCAGAAAACGTAGAAAGTGAAAATTGTCACTCGAGTCGATTGTGGTGTCCGGAATCTCATACACTTGTATCTGGACCGCCTGGCCGTGACTCACGTGAATGATGCACGTGTTTCCGCCCATGGACTGTGCCTGTCGCGGACCGGAAACCACGTGCGGATTGGCTACGGCGTCGACTTCATTTACGCCGTTAACGACGAGACGAACGAGACGAACGAACGTCGATGTCGTGGAATCAAAGTGATAAGTGAAGAGGTAAATGCCAGAAAGCGGCGCCGTAAACGCGCCAGTGAAAGTGTTGTAGACATTTCCGTCATTGAGTAGAATTCTGTCAAACTTGATTGCTTCGTTCGTCATGTGCTGTTTCGACTGAGACAAGTACACGGAAATTGCAGCGTTGCCAACAGCCAGGCGTTGACGTGACAGCAGCCATGGCGGAAGTTTCAGCGTAGTTGGAGCATCATGGTTGATGTTATCCCCTGAAGGGTTTGAGTCATCGTCCTTATCATCACGTGAATGAGCTTTTGAAGTTCCATCTTGTCGGCTGCATGTTTGTGCTCTAATATTCCTATTTTATGTTGAAGATCCTGAATTGAAATCTCTTGGCGTACATTTTCTATCGTAAGGGTTTCTATTTCTTATGTGCTGCTGCAACTTCTTGCTTTAGTTAGAACACTATGTCCATAAGGTTGTTCTCTTTGTTTTACAATCCAAGTCAAAGAATACTTGGTATAAGAGTTAAACACACAAAAGCAAAAGacacttttttcattattttggaTGTTTTTAACTAGTTAAAGTAGCGTGAATCTATCTTTGCTGATATTtatactacatacaactataCTTAATCAGAATCTACatcttacatgaacattgataTGCCGGGATTCATAAAGCATCtgaaaggggctagacaccagattatagaattgcatgaaaaaacgaaaattgtcaaaatcttagtaagtttaaaaatagcgccggtatatttatctgtactcataaacagatataattaaactggaaaaccattatgcgctTTTTTAAACGAGGAAACACAGATGAAACAGTAatatgattgttgcgtttattattataaacatgtaaaataatgtataactCCTACTTTCTCGCATTGGCCACTCAAGGATAGTTTTGAGGAAATACaatatttgccgattttgggaccagttagtgtctagcccctttaagtcattttctaatttaagtcatttttctAACTTACGTATCTTTCTTgatcatataataaaatacctTAACTATGTCTGAAATAATCAGTAActtcaataattaaacaaaatacatagcTTTACGTAAAAACactattacttttattataatttgactatgaaaaagTTTGGAAATTTTTATAAGTTAAAGAAATGATTtgacaacatatttattttttgtgttggaaTGAGACAAATTTTGccttcatattttatttccagtgatataagactgctgacaaaatatcagatcgcagtttttcatacgTTCGTTCAAAAATTATTATGGCTAAAAGCGGTACTAAc from Mya arenaria isolate MELC-2E11 chromosome 3, ASM2691426v1 harbors:
- the LOC128226045 gene encoding complement C1q-like protein 3, with the protein product MTRQDGTSKAHSRDDKDDDSNPSGDNINHDAPTTLKLPPWLLSRQRLAVGNAAISVYLSQSKQHMTNEAIKFDRILLNDGNVYNTFTGAFTAPLSGIYLFTYHFDSTTSTFVRLVRLVVNGVNEVDAVANPHVVSGPRQAQSMGGNTCIIHVSHGQAVQIQVYEIPDTTIDSSDNFHFLRFLASCCINICQ